In Mesoplodon densirostris isolate mMesDen1 chromosome 15, mMesDen1 primary haplotype, whole genome shotgun sequence, the DNA window GTGACCCAGGGAGCTGATGAGCATAGGAGAATCGGCAGCGGTGCTGGGTGGGGGCTTCTCAAGGGTTTGTGGCTCCAGTGAGTGGTGCTGGCCTCGCTGGCAGGTGGGGAGGCCAGCTCTGACTTTGGGAGTGACGGGGTCACAGGTGAAAGGATCTGTGGGAGGGACTATGCCTCCTCAGGTCTGTGCACCATCATAGCCGTTGCTGGGGAAACCGCCGTCCAACCAGGTCAGGGCCTGGCCAAGCAGAGCTGCTAAGTGGAATGACCACTGTAGCATCCAAGGCCATAACCAGATTACCCGTAGGCCTGATACAGCTAGTGCAGGCTTCCCACACTCCTCCAACCTTGTCCTGCCCTGTCCACCCCTGTTCCCCAGCACTGAATTCCTTCCTCCACCCCAATCCCCATTTGAAATAGAGCCGCAGGGCCTGGGCAGGCATTTTGGCGTCAGCCTAAGCTTTCGGTTTCCTTGGGTACAACTCTCATTGCCTCCCTCCTGGCTTTCTTCCTCCTTGAGAGGTTTGGGGTCTAGAATGAGCCTTTTCCTGTATTTTGAGGTTTGGGGCCTGGGATGAGCCCTGCAGGAAGCTGGTAAATGCACTGCCTGAAGGACATGCTGGGATGAGTCTAGGGGTCCTCGTGCGCTCTCAGCCTGTGTGTTCCCCACCTCCACTGGCCCCCAGGTCAGACATGACTGTAGCCTGGATGGACGTGGGGGCAGCAGACGCGTCCACACACTCTGCACCCAGGCTGGCTAGAGGGGCAATATGGAGGGCTAAGCACACCGAAAGAGACCCCGTGCGCAAAGACCTGCCATTGCATGTTTGTCTTAAGAGCCTGAACGTGCTTTTCCCCAAAGAAAGACGAGGCCAGGAGGTTCTGGTCACAGCTTTATTGGATTCTGGATGTGTGATTTCCTGGCTATGAGGTGAGCGAAGggtctgggtgggtgggtggggaggaggagcaaAGAGCCTGGGAGGAGAACAGCTAGGGAgaaggtggaggtggggacttgccaCCTACAGGCCCCTGGGCAGTTGGGGGACGAGATGGGCAGGCCAGGAGCAGGTGCCGTCCCCTTCGTGTCATCCCACTGCCTGGTTGCACGGGGCCCTTTGGCTGCTGGTTTTGCTGAGACGCAGTGCTGAGGTGTGTGGGCAGGGCCCAGGTCCAAGGTCCCAGCCATGCTGCCCTGGGGAGCGGGGCGCTCCTGGGGCCACAGACTTCAGGGGCCCCCAACAGGCCCAGGTCTTCAGTGCAGCACGACAGAAGGTGGGAGTGGGCTCAGAGCTGGGCCAGACCTCGGGCGTCTGTGAGAGCGCAGTCCTGTTGGGAAGGCTCAGAGGCGCCAAGCCCTGGTCCTGCACCCCGCTTGGGAGCATCCACCATCTGCTCAGACGGGGCAGAGGTGGGGCAAGGCCATGGGGGTGGGGCAGcccaggcctggctctgcccctcACCCTGCGGTGGGCCAGCCTGGCCTGGGTCTGCGGAGCAGGGATAGGGTGGGGGAGGGCCCTGGCCCAAAACAAGGGCCAGGGTCACAGGCCAGCTGCCTGAGGAAGGCCCTGGAGTACACACCTTGTCAAATTTCTTATGGCTGTAGACCTTGTTTTTGTTCATGAACGTTAGCAAGATCCAGTCGCACAGGAAGGAGCCCTGAGACCAGCAAGAGCAACGCGTAAGAGCCTGGcacccgcccctccccgcccccaccccgtgACACTAGTGTGCATCCCTTACCACCCCGATGGAGGTCAGCGCTGTGGCCAGGTTAATGATGGTGGGAATCAGGCTGAACTTCCCTGCCTGGAGGCAAAGAGGCTGCCTGAGATGGTCGGGAGTGGGGCTCAAGGGAGGCGTGGGGTGTGGTAGGAGAGATTGAGGCTGGGCCAGCCCAAACCCCAGGTAGGCAAGGTGGGCTGGTTTACCTGTCCGTGCACGATGACGTCAATTCGGATCCCGTAGGCTTTGATGAGTGTGCGGGTGGTGCTACCATTTACTTTGTAATACTTGGCGAACCTAGGGCGGAATGACCCGGAAGCACATCAGAACCTGGGAGGGAATGACCCGGGTGCAGGAGCCCTGGCCACCTGACCCTGAGGAGCATGACGGGGGTGGGGTGCACCTGTTGCCCAAATGGGGCAGCTCCAAGACTCCGCCGACCACTGGCGCCCCTGAACCTTTGGGCACCTGCCCTGTTGACTCCTGGACCTCCACGGCTAGGGCAGACGAGGACCCAGTGTCCCAAGGTCAAGGTACCTGAAGTTGTAGCCAGATGAGGCTGGGACATGCTTGGGGTCGAGCCTCCGGAAGGAGTATTTGGGGTTGCACTTTGACGCCGACAGGTCCAGGTCACAGTCCCAGTTGATAATGACCCCAATTACACCACCCTGTCCAGAAGTGGGCACAGACATGGGGTCAGGGTGGGCTCACAGAGAGGACCTTCAACAGCCCCAGGGTCCTGCTGAGGCTATGTGTGGGGTGCATACTGTGAGGCACCCAGGGCAGCTCAGGGCAGAGAGCTGGGGAAGGGGGCTAGTTGAGTGCCCTGCTTCCGAGGCACGAGGGGATGCCAGGAGTCAATAATTTAGCAGGAGCCATGCACACCCAGATGGGTCAGCCGAttgtgtttctctttcctctgcctgAGCAGGGCCAGGGCTGGCCAAGACTGCAGACAGACTCGGCTGTAATAAGACCCTTTGTATGCAGGTGGGAGCCAGCACCCCGACAGCTGTCCCACCCACTCTCCCTGGTGCCCTCACCGTGTGTGCCAGCTGCGTGAAGTTTTCCCCCGCCTGCTCCACGATGTAGCCCAGCTTGAAAATGGGGCAGTAGAGGTCAGAGACCTCATGGAATGTGCAGTGTTTCAGGTAGCCATCCTTCCGGTTCTCGATGTTGCCCCTAAAGACAAGGCCTAGTGGCATCAGATGGGGAGGGAGCAGAAGCCATGCACCCCCAAACAACACATTCCAAGAGGCAACTCCCACTCCAGCCCAACTCTTGTCACCACACGCTAACGGCTCTTACTTGGAGAACTGGAATTTGGGGTAGTGGATGCTGTTCTTGATGAGGATGGTGAAATTCGGGGCCATCTTACCGAGAAACTGGCTGAGGAGGCACAGACCGGGTGTGTTTagtctccccttcccccatcccccaggcTCCCCCTCTGCGctgtccctcccttccttctccccccacACACCCTGACTCAGGAAGGAGAGGAGCAAAGGAGCTTGGCCCTAGGTGGGTGGGGACAGCGGGCGTGCACA includes these proteins:
- the P2RX2 gene encoding P2X purinoceptor 2 isoform X1, which encodes MAAAESKPPAGTAACRRLARGCWSAFWDYETPKVIVVKNRRLGIVYRAVQLLILLYFVWYVFIVQKSYQDRETGPESSVITKVKGITSSEHKVWDVEEYVKPPEGGSVFSIITRIEVTPFQTLGTCAESMRVKNATCDSDEDCVAGQLDMLGNGLRTGRCVPYYHGSSKTCEVSGWCPVEDGASVSQFLGKMAPNFTILIKNSIHYPKFQFSKGNIENRKDGYLKHCTFHEVSDLYCPIFKLGYIVEQAGENFTQLAHTGGVIGVIINWDCDLDLSASKCNPKYSFRRLDPKHVPASSGYNFRFAKYYKVNGSTTRTLIKAYGIRIDVIVHGQAGKFSLIPTIINLATALTSIGVGSFLCDWILLTFMNKNKVYSHKKFDKVCTPGPSSGSWPVTLALVLGQGPPPPYPCSADPGQAGPPQGEGQSQAWAAPPPWPCPTSAPSEQMVDAPKRGAGPGLGASEPSQQDCALTDARGLAQL
- the P2RX2 gene encoding P2X purinoceptor 2 isoform X2; the protein is MAAAESKPPAGTAACRRLARGCWSAFWDYETPKVIVVKNRRLGIVYRAVQLLILLYFVWYVFIVQKSYQDRETGPESSVITKVKGITSSEHKVWDVEEYVKPPEGGSVFSIITRIEVTPFQTLGTCAESMRVKNATCDSDEDCVAGQLDMLGNGLRTGRCVPYYHGSSKTCEVSGWCPVEDGASVSQFLGKMAPNFTILIKNSIHYPKFQFSKGNIENRKDGYLKHCTFHEVSDLYCPIFKLGYIVEQAGENFTQLAHTGGVIGVIINWDCDLDLSASKCNPKYSFRRLDPKHVPASSGYNFRFAKYYKVNGSTTRTLIKAYGIRIDVIVHGQAGKFSLIPTIINLATALTSIGVGSFLCDWILLTFMNKNKVYSHKKFDKMVDAPKRGAGPGLGASEPSQQDCALTDARGLAQL